In the Paenibacillus pabuli genome, one interval contains:
- a CDS encoding ABC transporter permease, with product MRNRSFIKHYYIMLLPGFLWLLFISIIPMFGIAIAFQDFNPGQGIWKSTWIGLENFEYMFSLNDTKTIFFNTVNIAVMKIAGNLIVPLIFAIMLNELRLMVVKRWVQTIVYLPHFLSWVILSGILLDVFSYTGPVNGLLNILGIEPVLFFARADLFPFIVVGSDVWKEFGFNTIIYLAALTGISPSLYEAASIDGATRMRRIWHVTLPGLRTTIVLLAVLSLGNVLNAGFDQIFNLYNPLLYSTGDIIDTWVYREGLLNMQYGLATAVGLLKSVVSFVLIIVSYLLASKFANYRIF from the coding sequence ATGCGAAATCGAAGTTTCATCAAACATTATTACATCATGTTGCTGCCCGGATTTCTGTGGCTGCTGTTCATCAGTATCATTCCCATGTTCGGGATTGCCATTGCCTTTCAGGACTTCAACCCGGGCCAAGGCATCTGGAAATCGACCTGGATTGGGCTGGAGAACTTCGAATATATGTTCAGCCTGAACGATACCAAGACCATTTTCTTCAATACAGTGAATATTGCCGTCATGAAAATTGCCGGTAACCTGATTGTGCCGTTGATCTTTGCGATCATGCTCAATGAACTGCGTCTCATGGTGGTCAAGCGGTGGGTGCAAACGATCGTGTATCTTCCGCATTTTTTGTCCTGGGTTATTCTATCCGGCATATTGCTCGACGTGTTTTCGTACACGGGTCCGGTCAACGGATTGCTGAACATCCTTGGCATCGAACCAGTATTGTTCTTTGCCCGTGCAGACCTGTTCCCGTTTATTGTGGTCGGCAGTGACGTATGGAAGGAGTTCGGCTTCAACACAATCATCTATCTGGCTGCCCTGACGGGCATCAGTCCCTCCCTGTACGAAGCTGCTTCAATTGACGGAGCAACCCGGATGCGGAGAATCTGGCATGTAACCTTGCCAGGCTTGCGTACCACGATTGTGCTCTTGGCTGTGCTAAGCCTGGGGAACGTACTGAATGCAGGCTTTGACCAGATTTTCAATCTATACAATCCACTGCTCTACTCAACAGGTGACATTATCGATACTTGGGTATACCGCGAAGGCTTGTTGAACATGCAGTATGGACTTGCAACCGCGGTTGGTTTGCTGAAATCGGTGGTCAGTTTTGTGCTCATCATTGTCTCGTATCTGCTGGCTTCGAAGTTCGCCAATTACCGCATATTCTGA
- a CDS encoding carbohydrate ABC transporter permease, giving the protein MIRETTLRSRVFDITLLVVLLLIAFLCILPLWYTLAVSLSEKSAAAAGKVWLWPVGFNFNSYQQIIGDRSFFNSFWISIQRVVLGATITFVVTTMMAYPLSRSPREFRMRNVFMWILVFTLLFNGGLIPWYMTVKAIGLYDTIWALVLGGGVPVFNVILIVNYFRNLPKELDEAALVDGAGPWRMLVTIYVPLAVPVLATVTLFTIVYHWNEFFHGLVLTSGQDHYPLQTLIQQFVVVIDASNMTEDQYKRMNELSNQTLNAAKIFIAMLPVLIVYPFLQRFFIHGITLGSVKE; this is encoded by the coding sequence ATGATAAGAGAAACAACGCTGCGATCCAGGGTGTTCGATATCACGCTTCTGGTTGTGCTGCTCCTGATTGCATTCCTGTGCATATTACCTCTGTGGTATACGCTGGCCGTGTCTTTAAGCGAAAAATCAGCGGCAGCTGCCGGAAAAGTATGGTTATGGCCTGTTGGCTTCAACTTCAATTCATACCAGCAAATTATCGGCGATCGTTCCTTTTTCAATTCCTTTTGGATCTCCATTCAGCGGGTTGTGCTTGGTGCTACAATCACGTTTGTAGTGACAACGATGATGGCGTATCCGCTCTCACGAAGCCCGCGTGAATTCCGGATGCGCAATGTATTCATGTGGATTCTTGTGTTCACGCTGCTGTTTAACGGCGGCTTGATTCCCTGGTATATGACCGTGAAGGCAATTGGGCTGTATGATACCATCTGGGCGCTTGTTCTTGGCGGGGGAGTACCGGTATTTAACGTTATTCTGATCGTGAACTATTTCCGCAATCTGCCCAAGGAACTGGACGAGGCTGCTCTCGTGGACGGGGCCGGGCCGTGGCGAATGTTGGTCACCATTTATGTGCCGCTGGCCGTACCGGTACTGGCGACCGTCACATTGTTCACCATCGTCTACCATTGGAACGAGTTCTTCCATGGGTTGGTGCTGACTTCAGGTCAGGATCATTATCCACTGCAAACGTTAATCCAGCAATTCGTTGTGGTCATCGACGCGTCCAACATGACGGAAGACCAATATAAACGCATGAACGAGTTATCCAATCAAACGCTGAATGCCGCAAAAATTTTCATTGCCATGCTTCCCGTACTTATTGTATATCCATTCCTACAGCGCTTTTTCATCCACGGCATTACTCTAGGTTCGGTGAAGGAGTAG
- a CDS encoding response regulator transcription factor, protein MKIKIIIADDNPFIREGMRIILTTFDEFEVLATVQDGQEAVDFCLENEVDVALLDVQMPNMNGVEATKLISEQTGTKALILTTFDDEAFIIDAIRNGAKGYLLKNNDPERIRDAIITVYNGHNVLQDAVLDKLKTSLLLDKDKDQKEDRGSKIDRSLFTDREHDIMLLIAKGLSNREISKRLFISEGTIANHITSILGKKGFTHRTQIAIYFLTGEVD, encoded by the coding sequence TTGAAAATAAAGATCATTATTGCCGATGACAATCCATTTATCCGGGAAGGCATGAGGATCATCCTGACCACTTTCGATGAGTTCGAAGTATTGGCGACGGTTCAAGATGGTCAAGAAGCGGTAGATTTCTGCCTGGAGAATGAAGTAGACGTGGCGCTGCTCGATGTGCAGATGCCCAATATGAATGGTGTGGAAGCGACCAAGCTGATCTCCGAACAGACAGGAACCAAAGCGTTAATCCTGACCACTTTCGATGACGAGGCGTTTATTATCGATGCGATTCGCAACGGAGCGAAGGGATACCTGCTCAAGAATAACGATCCGGAGCGGATTCGAGATGCCATCATAACTGTATACAACGGACATAATGTACTGCAGGATGCTGTGCTGGATAAGCTGAAAACTAGTTTGCTACTGGACAAGGATAAAGATCAGAAAGAAGATAGAGGGAGTAAGATCGACAGAAGCTTATTCACGGATAGAGAGCACGACATTATGTTACTCATTGCGAAAGGGCTTTCCAATCGTGAAATCTCGAAGAGGCTATTCATCTCAGAAGGCACGATAGCCAACCACATTACTTCTATTCTAGGTAAGAAGGGCTTTACGCATCGTACACAAATTGCGATTTATTTTCTGACCGGGGAAGTGGATTAA
- a CDS encoding sensor histidine kinase — protein MELWTMSIKAILLSYVVIQSYVSVGSISPWYILYILIYLCLNISIHITKKVSITTIVLLLSLLVTAVSSTYIQPLLLLLLPLNIYELFTIYLRKRGIILLLMMVPLLLLSPEPQTILVTYGLVAMLSFLYYHLLNTYINKNAELKEDIEKRNEHIQQLTKSLNENNEYIRQADYTIKLEERNRMSQEIHDKIGHSMTGALIQMEASKRLFTSDPNKAAELLQNAINISKDGIESIRLVLKNVKPPTEQLGMNRIRLFVDEFSAKHLIRTSLTHEGNVDIITPIQWKVIQENTKEALTNAMKYSNATFISIHIEVLRSLIKVEVSDNGKGEQKVIKGLGLIGMEERAASVSGTIIVDGSRGFSVTTLIPHG, from the coding sequence ATAGAACTATGGACAATGAGCATAAAAGCGATCCTCTTAAGCTATGTGGTTATTCAATCCTATGTATCTGTAGGTTCGATTTCGCCATGGTATATACTGTACATCCTAATCTACCTGTGTTTGAATATTTCCATTCATATCACTAAAAAAGTTAGTATCACGACGATTGTGCTTCTGTTGTCTCTGCTGGTTACCGCAGTGTCCTCGACATACATCCAACCCTTATTGTTACTCCTGTTACCTCTGAACATATACGAACTATTTACTATATATCTGCGTAAACGCGGAATTATTCTATTACTTATGATGGTTCCACTCTTGTTGCTGTCTCCAGAACCTCAAACCATCTTGGTTACATATGGTCTCGTTGCGATGCTAAGTTTCCTATACTACCACTTGCTTAACACCTACATAAATAAAAATGCTGAACTCAAAGAGGACATAGAAAAAAGAAACGAGCACATCCAACAGTTGACTAAGAGCTTAAATGAGAACAACGAATATATCAGACAGGCCGATTATACGATAAAGCTGGAGGAGCGCAACCGAATGTCTCAGGAAATTCATGATAAGATCGGGCATTCTATGACGGGTGCATTGATCCAGATGGAAGCCTCGAAGCGCTTGTTCACCTCCGATCCGAACAAGGCTGCGGAACTGCTGCAAAATGCAATCAATATCTCTAAGGATGGGATCGAGAGTATTCGCCTTGTGCTTAAGAATGTAAAGCCTCCGACAGAGCAACTCGGAATGAATCGGATAAGATTATTCGTTGATGAATTTTCAGCGAAGCATTTGATCAGAACCTCACTCACTCATGAAGGTAATGTCGACATCATTACTCCGATCCAATGGAAGGTCATTCAGGAGAACACCAAGGAAGCGCTGACCAATGCCATGAAATATTCAAACGCAACTTTCATCTCCATCCATATCGAGGTACTGAGATCCTTGATCAAGGTCGAAGTATCGGACAACGGTAAAGGAGAGCAGAAGGTGATAAAGGGCTTGGGATTAATCGGCATGGAAGAACGGGCAGCAAGCGTATCTGGTACGATTATCGTCGATGGCTCACGAGGCTTCAGTGTCACTACATTAATTCCTCACGGATAA
- a CDS encoding ABC transporter ATP-binding protein, producing the protein MNVLEIKQLTKKFGDFIAVDNITMSVKDGEIFGFLGANGAGKSTAINMIASLLRITKGEIEVLGKSIAKHGKFAKMNIGIVPQELAIYEDMTAYENVHFFAGLYGLRGAELKERVIEALAFVGLGDKHKSYPKNFSGGMKRRLNIACAIAHRPKLLIMDEPTVGIDPQSRNYILGSVKKLNELGSTIFYTSHYMEEVEEICTRIAIIDHGKIIAEGTKGQLKAIITNQKNIGIEVRSAENLNKNKLEGIAGVNRVEVEDRIVKITSDSEVNNLNRIIQQLMADDIEIRSVEENEPSLETVFLTLTGRSLRD; encoded by the coding sequence ATGAACGTACTTGAAATTAAGCAGCTTACGAAGAAATTTGGAGATTTTATTGCCGTGGACAATATCACGATGTCCGTGAAGGATGGCGAGATCTTCGGATTTCTGGGTGCGAATGGAGCAGGTAAGAGTACAGCGATTAACATGATTGCCTCTCTGCTCCGGATTACCAAGGGTGAAATTGAAGTTCTTGGCAAGAGTATCGCTAAGCATGGCAAATTCGCGAAAATGAACATCGGGATCGTGCCGCAGGAATTGGCTATTTATGAGGATATGACTGCATACGAGAACGTTCATTTTTTCGCCGGATTATACGGACTAAGAGGAGCCGAGTTAAAGGAACGGGTGATTGAAGCACTAGCATTTGTGGGACTGGGCGACAAGCACAAAAGCTATCCCAAAAATTTCTCGGGCGGTATGAAGCGAAGATTGAACATAGCTTGTGCAATCGCCCATCGGCCAAAGCTGCTTATCATGGATGAGCCAACGGTGGGGATTGATCCGCAATCCCGCAACTATATCCTTGGTTCCGTGAAGAAACTGAATGAATTGGGCAGTACGATCTTCTACACCAGCCATTACATGGAAGAGGTCGAGGAGATCTGTACAAGAATCGCCATTATCGACCACGGCAAGATTATCGCGGAAGGAACGAAAGGTCAATTAAAAGCTATCATTACGAATCAGAAAAATATAGGTATTGAGGTTCGTTCAGCGGAAAATCTGAATAAGAACAAGTTGGAGGGAATTGCTGGCGTAAACCGGGTTGAGGTGGAGGATCGAATCGTTAAGATCACCTCTGATTCGGAGGTCAATAACTTGAACCGGATCATCCAGCAGTTGATGGCAGACGATATCGAAATACGTTCAGTGGAAGAGAATGAGCCTAGTTTGGAGACGGTGTTTCTGACATTGACAGGCAGAAGTCTGCGCGACTGA